Proteins from a genomic interval of Mesobacillus sp. S13:
- a CDS encoding VOC family protein yields MRFHHYGLEVSNLEESIKFYSDLLGLELESRHSFLGEEIAFLSSTHFRLELVSHPHSTNSAHLCFEVSDLQQVIHTFGFNQIAEGPYKLPNGWEIVFYEGPNHEVLEFLQTS; encoded by the coding sequence ACGGACTGGAAGTGTCCAATCTTGAAGAATCGATAAAGTTTTACTCAGATTTATTAGGCTTAGAACTGGAAAGCCGGCATTCTTTTCTGGGGGAAGAGATTGCGTTCCTATCATCCACTCATTTCCGACTTGAATTGGTATCTCATCCACATAGCACAAACTCAGCCCATCTATGTTTTGAAGTATCCGACCTTCAGCAAGTGATCCACACTTTCGGATTTAATCAAATAGCAGAAGGACCTTACAAACTTCCCAACGGCTGGGAAATTGTCTTTTATGAAGGACCCAATCATGAAGTGCTCGAATTTTTACAGACCTCCTAA
- a CDS encoding GAF domain-containing sensor histidine kinase, which produces MTDEAKYEEIGILKEIAELLNEGTDTKTMLSDVLRRLLHITGLQTGWIFLIDAHGNHELTADFALPPALAFNQKDRMCHGECWCVNKYNNQTLNKATNIIECKRIEDALDDGAGETCGLTHHATVPLRAGNERFGLLNVGSPNKKHFHKKELALLEAIAYQIGTALKRIKLTQREQETALVAERNRLARDLHDSVNQLLFSLSLTARAGVEMTEDEEVKQTFSYMQDLTQEALGEMRSLIWQLKPHGLENGLVSALKSYGEMLGLKIEANLTGATSMPGKVEEAIWRIGQEAIANCKKHSGAQKVFLSLHASENEAILTIKDEGCGFHYNDNLLIPSLGLKNMKARTEALNGLFQLRSQLGNGTEIKITIPL; this is translated from the coding sequence ATGACTGACGAAGCAAAATATGAAGAAATCGGCATTCTTAAAGAAATCGCAGAGCTATTGAACGAAGGAACAGACACGAAGACCATGCTATCTGATGTCTTAAGAAGACTTTTGCATATAACAGGGCTTCAAACAGGCTGGATCTTTCTTATTGATGCTCACGGAAACCACGAGCTTACAGCAGACTTTGCTCTTCCTCCTGCTTTAGCTTTTAACCAGAAAGATAGAATGTGCCACGGTGAGTGCTGGTGTGTGAATAAATACAATAACCAAACCTTAAATAAAGCCACAAATATCATTGAGTGTAAGCGAATTGAAGATGCACTTGATGATGGTGCTGGGGAGACGTGCGGATTGACCCATCATGCTACTGTACCCCTTCGCGCTGGAAATGAACGATTCGGCTTATTGAATGTGGGTTCTCCAAACAAAAAACATTTTCATAAAAAGGAACTTGCTCTGCTTGAAGCAATTGCCTATCAAATTGGCACAGCATTAAAACGCATCAAACTCACACAGCGCGAACAAGAAACCGCTCTTGTTGCGGAAAGAAACCGGCTTGCACGGGACCTGCATGATTCGGTGAATCAGCTATTGTTCTCTCTCAGCCTGACCGCCAGAGCTGGAGTGGAAATGACAGAGGATGAAGAAGTAAAACAAACATTTAGCTATATGCAGGACTTGACCCAGGAAGCACTCGGGGAGATGAGATCACTTATATGGCAGTTGAAGCCTCACGGTCTCGAGAATGGACTTGTCAGCGCACTGAAAAGCTATGGAGAAATGCTTGGTCTGAAGATAGAAGCTAACCTGACGGGAGCCACCAGCATGCCCGGAAAAGTTGAAGAAGCTATATGGCGAATTGGACAAGAAGCAATCGCCAATTGTAAAAAGCATTCCGGTGCCCAAAAGGTATTTTTATCACTTCATGCTTCCGAAAATGAGGCCATTTTAACAATTAAAGATGAGGGCTGCGGTTTTCACTATAATGATAACCTGTTAATTCCTTCATTAGGATTAAAGAACATGAAAGCAAGGACAGAAGCACTAAATGGCCTGTTTCAATTGCGAAGCCAATTGGGAAATGGAACTGAAATAAAGATAACCATTC